Proteins encoded within one genomic window of Arachis ipaensis cultivar K30076 chromosome B08, Araip1.1, whole genome shotgun sequence:
- the LOC110265922 gene encoding uncharacterized protein LOC110265922, with product MGPINFARVRNEMHEMNENKEDPSQVDVFVATRIGRKGKELDSGTQAVIDKLKSHQEAGDTPEKAFTAVFGKEQPGRVRCYGRTITKTSLQKEWEIAKIKQQHAETISSMKTELHETKDRVQSLEDLVKLLLQQSSLGTNIDEALSLLRAKESTHDINSKQCSNGNDRPSSSTPDPK from the exons ATGGGACCTATAAATTTTGCAAGAGTGCGTAATGAAATG CATGAAATGAATGAGAACAAAGAAGACCCATCACAGGTTGATGTGTTTGTTGCAACTCGAATTGGACGAAAAGGAAAAGAGCTTGATTCAGGAACACAAGCTGTTATT GATAAACTTAAGAGCCACCAAGAAGCTGGAGACACTCCCGAGAAAGCATTTACTGCAGTATTTGGCAAAGAACAACCAGGAAGAGTTCGATGTTATGGGAGGACAATCACAAAAACATCTCTGCAAAAAGAATGGGAGATTGCTAAAATTAAGCAGCAACATGCAGAGACTATAAGTTCAATGAAAACTGAACTTCATGAGACAAAAGATAGAGTCCAAAGTTTGGAGGATCTTGTGAAGCTTCTCTTGCAACAGAGTTCTCTTGGCACAAATATTGATGAAGCACTATCTTTATTACGAGCCAAGGAATCAACACATGATATAAATAGTAAGCAATGTTCGAATGGCAACGATCGTCCTTCCTCATCAACTCCTGATCCAAAGTAA